The Mycolicibacterium duvalii DNA window GCGGCGGTCTGCGCGCGGACACCCGGGGCCGGGTCCTGCGCGAGGACGGCCCGCCGATCGAAGGTCTGTACGCGATCGGCAACACCGCGGCCAATGCTTTCGGCAAGTCGTACCCCGGAGCGGGCGCGACCATCGGACAGGGTTTCGTGTTCGGCTATATCGCTGCCCGGCATGCCGCCGGCAGACTCCCCTAACCCGTGGAGTCCGACGAATCCTCGGCGGCGATGCGCCGCTCGACCTCGTGCCAGTACTCCGGCATCGGAAATTGCACGCCCTCGGGCCCGGTCTCGCCGAACGCCTCCTCGACGGCGTCGAGCTCTTTGATCATCTGCAGCGCGAGATCGCGTTCGGCGGCGTAGTACTGCTCCGACCACCGCAGCGCCAGGCGCGCATACGACCACGAGGGTTGCTCGGCGGTCCACCGCACCTCGGTGGCTGCAGCGCGCTGCAACTGCTCTGCGTATGCCGCGTGCTCAGTGAGGATTTCCCGGAGGCGGCCCGGCTGGAGCAGGTGACCGAGCATCACCCGCAGCAGCGGATTGTGTTTGAGCGTCGGCGGTTCCACCGGCTCCTCGTTGGCCCAGCGGGTCACGGCCGCCATGCCCTTCTCGGTGAGCTTGTACATTCTGCGGTTGCGGATACCGGCGTCGACGCGCGAACTGACGAGCTCCAGCCGCTCCAACCGCTTGAGCTCGGAATAGATCTGACTGTAGGCCGGGCTCGAATAGAAGAATCGGATCGCCCAGTTGATCCACTTCTTGATGTCGTAACCCGACAGTTCCTCGCCGCCGGAAAGCATGCCGAGCAACGCCCACCCCGTGGGTGAGACATTGAGCTCCCGGGGAGCCTGCTCGGCGCTTTCCGTCACCGGCCAAGGCTAGCAACGCCGGTCACCGCCCGTCTCGCCACTACCGCTGACCGGGAACCGTCGTTGCGCTCGACGAGCCCGATGACGGACAGTAACCGCGAGAACTGCACCGACGTCGACTGCAGGAGGGCGATGACTGCCACCGGATTCGATTCAGAGGTCGACGTCGTCGTCGCCGGGTCCGGAGGCGGGGTTGCGGGGGCCTACACCGCAGCCCGGGAGGGTCTTTCGGTGCTGTTGGTGGAAGCCACCGACAGGTTCGGTGGCACGACAGCCTATTCCGGCGGGGGCGGCATGTGGTTCCCCTGCAATCCAGTACTCCAGCGCGCGGGAACCGACGACACCATCGAGGCAGCGCTGACGTACTTCCACGCCGTCGTCGGCGACCGCACCCCCCGGGATCTGCAGGACGCCTACGTGCGCGGTGGCGCCGATCTGATCGCCTACCTCGAGCAGGATTCAGCCTTCGAGTTCACCGTCTTTCCCTGGCCCGATTACTACGGCTCGGCGCCCGGCGCGCGCAACGACGGGTACCGGCACACCGTCGCGCTACCGCTGCCCGACAGCGCACTGGGCGAGTACGCGGGGTTGGTGCGCGGGCCGCTCGACACCGAGCGGCTCGGTACCCCCGCCCCCGATCTGCTGGTCGGTGGGCGCGCCCTGGTCGGCAGGTTCCTCGCCGCGATGTCGCGGAATCCGCAGGTCGAGTGTTGGCGCAACGCTCCGCTGGTGGAACTGATCCTCGAGAACGCCCGTGTGGTGGGCGCGGTGATCGACCACGACGGCACTCCGGTCCGGGTCCGGGCGCGACGTGGGGTGCTGCTGGCCAGTGGCGGCTTCGAACAGAACGCCGACATGCGCGCGCACTACCGGGTCCCCGGCAGCGCCCGCGACACCATGGGCGGCCCGGGCAGCACCGGCGGTGCCCATCGCGCGGCCATCGCCGCCGGCGCCGACGTCGACCTGATGGATCAGGCCTGGTGGTCTCCTGGGATGACGCATCCCGACGGGCGCTCGGCGTTCGCACTGTGGTTCACCGGCGGCATCTTCGTCAACCAGGACGGCCGCCGCTTCGCCAATGAATCGGCCCCCTATGACCGGCTTGGCCGCGAGGCGATCCGCCAGATCGAGCAGGGCACAATGCGTTTGCCGTTCTGGATGGTCTACGACAGCCGCGCCGGAGACCTCCCGCCGGTCGGCGCGACCAACGTGTCGATGGTCGAACCGGCGCAGTATCGGCAGAATGGGCTGTGGCACACCGCCGACACCCTCGCCGGGCTCGCCGAAGCGATCGGCGTTCCGGCCGTCGAGTTGCAGGCGACCGTCGAGCGATTCAACACGCTGGCCGCGGCCGGTGTCGACGAGGACTTCAACCGCGGCGCCGAGGCCTATGACCGAACCTTCACCGACGGTGGATCACCGCTGGTGCCGATCGACACCCCGCCCTACCACGCGGCCGCGTTCGGCTTGTCGGATCTGGGGACCAAAGGCGGACTGCGCACCGACGCGCGCGCCCGGGTCCTGACCGCCGACGGCACACCGATCGCCGGCTTGTACGCGGCGGGCAACACGATGGCCGCCGTCTCGGGCACGACCTATCCCGGCGGGGGCAACCCGATCGGCGCATCGTTGCTGTTCAGCCACCTGGCAGCGCTGGACATGGCCACCCAGGACCGCTCCGAGTGACCGCAGCACCCGACCCTGACGACGCCCGTCGCACCGAGGAGCTGTACGGACCGCTGACCGAGTCGCTGCGCCGGCTGGTCGACGTGACCATCCGCAGCGACGCCGACGAACCCGACGTCGTGCGGGCGCGCCAGCTTATCGAGGAGGCCGCCGAGTTGCTCGGCAGCCACGTGCACCCCGACCCGTACCCGGTGCGGCGCACCGTCGACGGGCGATTTCTGACCTGGGGCAACGTGGCGATCGGGCTGCGCAACGCGATCGCTCCGCCGCTGAAGGTCCGTCGGGTCGAGAACGGTCGGGTGACAACGGATCTCGTGTTGGGTGCGGCCTACGAGGGTCCGGTCGGACACGTCCACGGCGGGGTCTGCGCGCTGATACTCGACCACATCCTCGGCGCGACCGCGCATCGCCCGGACGCGCCGGCCTTCACGGGCACCCTGACGGTCCGCTACGTGGCGCCCACCCGCCTGGGAGCCCTGCGCGCCGAGGCGTGGGTCGACCGCGAGGAGGGCATCAAGACGTTCGCGGCGGGCCGCATCACCGATGCGAACGGGACGGTGACCGTCGAAGCCGAAGGGATCTTCATCCGGCCCCGAGTCCGCGGCGGCTGAGCGTCACACCGGGTCGAACCCCGACACCAGCCATCTGTCGTCGACCCTGGTCAGGTTGACGATGACGCTGCTGGCCGTTAGCGCCGGTTCCGGCCGATCGGCGCTGGTCGTCTCCTGATGCAGGAACACCAGCACCGTGGCGTGGTCGGAGTGCACCTCCATCGCTGCGGCGTCGACCACGCGGGCGCTGCCCCGAACTCCGTGGTCTCGAGCGGCGGGCCCGACCACGTCGGCGGTGAACCTTCCGTAATACGTCGCGAAGTCGCCCGTCATCACCGACTTCGCGGCGGCGAGATCCTCCTCGATGGTGTCCGGGGCGTAGGACAGCAGCGTTGCGGTCGCGCTCGAGGCTGCCGCCACGGCCGACCGCTCCGCGGCAGGACCGCTCGCGCGGTCGACGCGGTACTGCGTCAGGTACACCGCGACCAGCACTGCCGCCGACGCGACCACCACTGCCGCGAGCGCCAGCGCGCGCCCCCGCACGGCGGTCACGACAGGAACTCCACGCTCGACATCTTGATGCGGTCCCCGTCTCGGCGCAGGTCGACCGAAAGCCGCCAACTGCGCGGCGGTTCGGCCACGCCCTCGGCGTCGGTCACCGTCGACGTCGCGGCGACCAGAACGACCGCCGAGTCATCGTCGACGGACTTGACCGCAGCCGCATCCGCCGTCGCC harbors:
- a CDS encoding PadR family transcriptional regulator, which produces MLSGGEELSGYDIKKWINWAIRFFYSSPAYSQIYSELKRLERLELVSSRVDAGIRNRRMYKLTEKGMAAVTRWANEEPVEPPTLKHNPLLRVMLGHLLQPGRLREILTEHAAYAEQLQRAAATEVRWTAEQPSWSYARLALRWSEQYYAAERDLALQMIKELDAVEEAFGETGPEGVQFPMPEYWHEVERRIAAEDSSDSTG
- a CDS encoding hotdog domain-containing protein is translated as MTAAPDPDDARRTEELYGPLTESLRRLVDVTIRSDADEPDVVRARQLIEEAAELLGSHVHPDPYPVRRTVDGRFLTWGNVAIGLRNAIAPPLKVRRVENGRVTTDLVLGAAYEGPVGHVHGGVCALILDHILGATAHRPDAPAFTGTLTVRYVAPTRLGALRAEAWVDREEGIKTFAAGRITDANGTVTVEAEGIFIRPRVRGG
- a CDS encoding FAD-binding protein codes for the protein MTATGFDSEVDVVVAGSGGGVAGAYTAAREGLSVLLVEATDRFGGTTAYSGGGGMWFPCNPVLQRAGTDDTIEAALTYFHAVVGDRTPRDLQDAYVRGGADLIAYLEQDSAFEFTVFPWPDYYGSAPGARNDGYRHTVALPLPDSALGEYAGLVRGPLDTERLGTPAPDLLVGGRALVGRFLAAMSRNPQVECWRNAPLVELILENARVVGAVIDHDGTPVRVRARRGVLLASGGFEQNADMRAHYRVPGSARDTMGGPGSTGGAHRAAIAAGADVDLMDQAWWSPGMTHPDGRSAFALWFTGGIFVNQDGRRFANESAPYDRLGREAIRQIEQGTMRLPFWMVYDSRAGDLPPVGATNVSMVEPAQYRQNGLWHTADTLAGLAEAIGVPAVELQATVERFNTLAAAGVDEDFNRGAEAYDRTFTDGGSPLVPIDTPPYHAAAFGLSDLGTKGGLRTDARARVLTADGTPIAGLYAAGNTMAAVSGTTYPGGGNPIGASLLFSHLAALDMATQDRSE